The window ACGGCCTCATTCTGCTGGTGGTTGTGCTAAAACAAACCCTCCACAAGCCCATGTTCTACCTCCTCTGCATGCTGTCTACCACCGAATTAGTCACATCGACTTCCACGCTGCCCAAGATGCTTTCCATCTTCTGGTTTCGAGCGAGGGAGATCCAGGTTGACAGCTGCCTGGCCCAGATGTTCTTCATCCATGGTTCAGGCATTGTCCGGTCAGCAGTGCTCCTGGCCATGGCCGTGGATCGCTACGTGGCCGTCTGCTTCCCTCTCAGGTACAGCTCTCTCTTCACCGGCTCCCTTGCGGCCAAGATGGGGGTGGCGGCTGTGGTCCGGGGGACACTGCTGATGTGCCCGTGTCCCATCCTGATCCGGAGGCTGTCCTTCTGTCGCACCAACGTCATCCACCACACCTACTGTGAGCACATGGCGGTGGTGAAGCTGGCCTGCGGAGACACCAGGGTCAACAGCATCTATGGGCTCAGCGTGGCCTTGCTGGTCATCGGGGGAGACCTTCTATGCATTGGCCTCTCCTACGTCTTCATCGTCCGCGCGGTGCTGCGCCTCTCCTCCAGCGAGGCCAGGGCGAAAGCGTTCGGCACCTGTGGGTCCCACCTCTGTGTCATCGCGCTCTCCTACAGCCCGGCACTCTTCTCCTTTCTCACCCACCGCTTCGGCCACCACGTGGCTGCCCACGTCCACATCCTGCTGGCCAACCTCTACCTCCTCGTCCCTCCGATGCTGAACCCCATTGTGTACGGAGTGAGGACCAAGGAGATTCGGGAACAGGCCCTCAGAGTCTTCCTCCCCAACAGGGCCCTGGTCAAATCCAGATCGGTCTGAATCGGATCCCCAGATCggccctcctccctcttctcctcttAGCCACAGCTAGACATGGGGATCCGTTGGGGATCCAGTGCCTGTAGGTTGGTGATCAGCTGCATGGTAGACTTTCCTAGAGGTCCAGCGGTGGATGGAGGAACTGCTTTAGCTACCAGAGATGTCCAAATGTAGAATCACCAGATTTGGAACTTAACTTCCTCCAGTCTCTTAGCTTGTTTGTGCCAGGAGTGATTGAAAGATTTCAGTAGAATTGTGCAGAGTGGACAGAGGGATTTGTGCTCACGTGCTGCTTGTGTTGAGGAATTAGACAAACACAACAAGAGCCGGTCTGGGGTCTAGCGCCCAGAGGTCACAATTGCTGCAGAGAAAAAGACCGTCAAGGTCAGAGCAGGAGCAGAGAATTGCCAGCGGTAAGAAGGTCAACAGTCCTCTGCCATATAGCAAGTCACAACTGACCAGCAACATGTCAAGAGGTGAGAAGGGATCTATGGGGGATGCGTCTGTGAAAGGAACCAATCCATGCAGGCCACTGTCATTCGCAGGGCGTCCCTCTCTTCCCCCGATCCCTTAAATCCCCTGCAGCCCAATGTTGCTTATTGACTGGTGTTGACTTCAGTGTTGGGGACCCCAGTGCCTCAGGCTTTGGACCCTGGACATCTAGGGAAACCCCACACACACGCGGTGTTCACTTTGTGACTTTCTCTACGGACTGATCTGGACTCAGCTATTGAAACTCTTTCCGGTATTTTTTCACTGTTGAGAGCCCCCCCGAGTCCTCCAGGAGTGGGCTGCATACAagtcatatattattattattattgttgttgttgttgttgttgttgttgttgttattattatatttgtatgccgcctctctccaaggactcagagcggctcacaacagctacaaaatacaatatgatacaaatccaatattaaaactattaaataaataaataaataaataaataaataaataaacagtgtcCTTGCAGTCGGGGGTGCTGGAAAAAGCTCATCTGAGTGGAATACACACATACAATAAAAACCCATGGGAGTGGCGGGGTTGTGTGTACATTTGCTCACAAGATGCTGAAGCCGTTGTGAGTAACAAGGCCTGTGTGGGTTAGCGGAGACTTGGCCGTGTGCTCCCTCACCACAGCTCCCAATTCTGAACTCTTGAATCcccactgaaaggggggggggtgattaCAAATGGGGAAATTTAAATtaaacctttattacagtcaaagaccatcataAGAAtctgtttcagattcttagaatccaaacattttagtatctctttgatcctagtagcagattcttgggtgatggATGCAGCCCTTGACCTTCAGCAGTTCCTTGACCACCCAGTTATAATGGGGGAGTTTGTAGCCGGTGACCCGCTTTCTGAAATGTCTTCCACAACGGCCGAGGCTCCCAGGGTCTTCACTGGAAAAGGCCCCACAAATATTCATGGTGCTATTCAGTCTGGTGTCTCCCTTGAGAATTGTTCTTATAGCAGGAGTGGACACAAGAAATGTTTAACCGCGTTTTGCATGACATGGTTTGCTAAATTTCAATTCCACACGTCACGAGTTCCTGACCTTCTATGACTTGTCACAAAGGTTTCAAAAATGCAAAAGGCCTGAAAAACAGGCAACCTACAAAACATGGAGTAGCAGCCGACCTCAAGCAGAGCTGACCCGTCCGTCAAATGGCCCCTCAGCCTCAAGGGAGTTTGTAGCTAGAGAGGGCTGGAGGAGACGCTGGGCAGCCCTGGGCCTGGTCAGTCCTCATCAGAAAAGGTCTTCTCCCATTTTGGCCTCCAgccttcctcccccaccccaacccACTCCACCTTGTCCCAGTTCTACTATCTGTTGTATCTGCTGTGGTTCCTTTCCTTGACTCCTTTGCAAAGGGTGGAAACCGATCAAGGAGATCCTACCTGGAACTGAATGACCAGCAGAATGGcctttatttatcttttcttgtatatccaatattagatttgtttactgttgtattgtttttattattgttgtgagccgccccgagtctttggagaggggcggcatacaaatctaataaattgaattgaattggctcCAGACGTCTGAGATTGCAGAGCCTTTTTTGTCCAGAAAAGCACGGGGTCTCCTGTttctgcagggggttggactagaagccccCCAACTGCTATTCGTAGCCCTCCCACTCCTTCTTCCAAAGACCCTTCCCACTCCCCTTGCACAGGAAGCACAGGGGCACAGCACCCGCTGCAGCTTTTCCCCACGAAGCCACCAAGTTCGGTACAGCCACGTTAACACCTGCgctctccagacacaattcaagggGTTGGCTATCCCCTATAAAGCCCTCcgtggctcagggccaggctacCCATGGGAccttctcctgccccccccccacctcccagagaccaataaataagagaattggCTCCCTCCAGGTCCCgtggactaagcaatgcaggttggtggggctgcaggggagggccttctctgtcgctgccccggctctatggaaccaactaccccccccccaaaatgtccgTACTCCTCCCACTCTACTGGACTTCCGCATggctgcaaagacctggctttgctgggagTCCTGAGGGGCCACAAATTTGACATCTGTCACGGCAGAATCGTGTTGAATGGTCAGTATGTGTGTTGACTGGGCatttgagttgtgggtttttttaactggggttttatagttttggaataaaatgaaaatggcTCCATGGTGGAGCCCCCCCGCCCTGCGCCCCTTTCAAAGCGGATCCCAGGGGTGAGGGATGCGCCTCCCGCCACAAGCGAAAGCACAGCATTCAAACCACACCAGCTTTTTATTGATACAAAGAAAGTACAAGAGTCTCTTCAGAACTTCTGGAACTGTTTTTTGGTGCCAGCCGCCTTGGTCACCTTCAGGACGTTGAACCGGACGGTCTTGCTGAGGGGGCGACACTCTCCCACCGTCACAATGTCCCCAATCTGCACATccctgggagggggaggggggaggaagagtttTAGAGCAAGGGGCGGAAACGGGCTGGTCAGCAGCCGAGACCTCACGCTGCCCCACCTGGAAGCGGCTGCCTGCAGGTCGAACGCAGCTCGTGGTGCTGAAGAGGCTGAGGTGGGCTTAAAGGTGTcgtcatagaaacacagaagattgacagcagaaaaagacctcatggtccatctagtctgccctgatactatttcctgtattttatcttaggatggatctatgtttatcccaggcaggtttaaaattcagctactgtggatttaccaaccacgtctgctggaagtttcttccaaggatctactactctttcagtaaaataatattttctcatgttgcttttgatctttcttccaactatcttcagattatgtccccttgttcttgtgttcactttcctattaaaaacacttccctcctggaccttatttaaccctttaacatatttaaatgtttcgatcatgtccccacttttccttctgtcctccagactctacagatggagttcatgaagtctttcctgatacgttttatgcttaagaccttccaccattcttgtagcccgtctttggaccccttcaatcaGTTTAGACCCATTGCACTGTCATGAAAGCACTAAGCCCCGCCTCCCTTGCATTCTGCTGACCGTTGAGGTTGTCCACTAGTCACGTCCGACTCTTAAGTGATTCTCTGCACATCCCGATCTTGCACTGCTGCTCTGAGTTGTTCTATGCTCGGCTTTGGTGGTATCCAGCCCAATAATGGTGCCACAAAGAGTGAACTCAAAGGCGGACTGGCAACTGCAGCACCAGAACGCTCAATGACCAGCACATGGTGGGCGGTCAAGGCCAGTCCCTTTTGGCCTTTTAGACAGGGCTGGCCAGACCTTTGGGGGCCGTGAGAAGGCAAAGCAGAGCGAGCTCTTTGGTTCAGCAAACGCCAGACTGGCACTTTCAGCAATGCCCCGGTCACTCGAGGGCTCTGCAGACCATCGTGAGATTAGACATCATCACCAAAGAGCTGGCTGTAGGCCAGGGCTGCCCACTCGCCTGCGAACCTCAACTGCCAGAATCCCCCACATGCCACAAAAGCGTAGCCCACCAACCTCCCTGGCAGGGGGCCACGCGGCC of the Erythrolamprus reginae isolate rEryReg1 chromosome 4, rEryReg1.hap1, whole genome shotgun sequence genome contains:
- the LOC139167072 gene encoding olfactory receptor 52P1-like, with product MMGNLTFSCPSFFVLQGVPGLEVYHLWFSAIVCACYGAIIAGNGLILLVVVLKQTLHKPMFYLLCMLSTTELVTSTSTLPKMLSIFWFRAREIQVDSCLAQMFFIHGSGIVRSAVLLAMAVDRYVAVCFPLRYSSLFTGSLAAKMGVAAVVRGTLLMCPCPILIRRLSFCRTNVIHHTYCEHMAVVKLACGDTRVNSIYGLSVALLVIGGDLLCIGLSYVFIVRAVLRLSSSEARAKAFGTCGSHLCVIALSYSPALFSFLTHRFGHHVAAHVHILLANLYLLVPPMLNPIVYGVRTKEIREQALRVFLPNRALVKSRSV